A single genomic interval of Mycobacterium sp. DL592 harbors:
- a CDS encoding aldo/keto reductase: MTVSSQVPQITLNDGNTIPQFGFGVFQIPPDETAAAVRTALEIGYRHIDTAEMYQNEKGVGQGIRDSGIDRSEVFVTSKLNNGFHKPDDARRAFDATIEALGSDYVDLFLIHWPLPTLYDGDFVSTWKALEEFKSEGRARSIGVSNFQIHHLEQLARDTETVPAVNQIEVHPYFANDALRAYGIEHTIVTEAWSPIAQGAVLDDPIVGQIAQKIGKSPAQVVLRWHIERGDIVFPKSVSTERIRENIDIFDFELSDDQIDELTALDRGTAGRRGPDPDTFDWIPK, translated from the coding sequence ATGACCGTAAGCTCCCAGGTTCCCCAGATCACTCTCAATGACGGCAACACCATCCCCCAGTTCGGCTTCGGGGTCTTCCAGATCCCGCCCGACGAGACCGCGGCGGCGGTTCGCACCGCGCTGGAGATCGGCTACCGCCACATCGACACCGCCGAGATGTACCAGAACGAGAAGGGCGTCGGCCAGGGCATCCGTGACTCGGGGATCGACCGCTCCGAGGTGTTCGTCACCAGCAAGCTCAACAACGGCTTCCACAAGCCCGACGATGCGCGGCGCGCGTTCGACGCGACCATCGAGGCTCTCGGCTCGGACTACGTCGACCTGTTCCTGATCCACTGGCCGTTGCCGACCCTCTACGACGGCGACTTCGTCTCGACCTGGAAGGCGTTGGAGGAGTTCAAGTCCGAGGGCCGCGCCCGCAGCATCGGGGTGTCGAACTTCCAGATCCACCATCTCGAGCAGCTGGCCCGCGACACCGAGACGGTGCCCGCGGTCAACCAGATCGAGGTGCACCCCTACTTCGCCAACGACGCGCTGCGCGCCTACGGCATCGAGCACACCATCGTGACCGAGGCGTGGTCGCCGATCGCCCAAGGAGCTGTGCTCGACGATCCGATCGTCGGCCAGATCGCGCAGAAGATCGGCAAGTCCCCGGCCCAGGTGGTGCTGCGCTGGCACATCGAGCGCGGCGACATCGTGTTCCCCAAATCGGTGAGCACCGAGCGCATCCGGGAGAACATCGACATCTTCGACTTCGAGCTCAGCGACGACCAGATCGACGAGCTGACCGCGCTGGACAGGGGCACGGCAGGCCGCCGTGGCCCTGACCCGGACACCTTCGACTGGATCCCGAAGTAG
- a CDS encoding cytochrome P450 — MTAIVAGPVDLADPDTFVPGVPHDALAELRRTDPVHWQPMDGEPGFWAVLRHADVVHVARHPEIFSSETAGIVVEDCPPDTLGRVRNMLIGMDPPRHHIHRAPLSPHFRPKIVAGMEVRVREICRDIIADARERREVEFVHDVASRLPTQVIGELFGLPRQDWSYLQKLAEITTSSQDPDLYSPEIAEGQAGAEMASYAMEFARSRRKADRTEDLTSEILDADFGGRPMSDVEFGGFFVQLVTAGNDTTKGMLSSGLLTLLRHPRQLAQLRVEPALLAPAVEEIIRYDNPLHYFRRTAVVDTELAGVHIAAGDKVAMYYTSANRDELVFDNPQAFDITRRPNPHLSFGMGGHFCLGAHLARLEGRVFFAELLAAFPEIRLTGAPVRVRSNLNNALKTLPVRLES; from the coding sequence ATGACCGCCATTGTCGCCGGCCCCGTCGACCTCGCCGACCCCGACACCTTCGTCCCCGGCGTACCGCACGACGCCCTCGCCGAGTTACGTCGCACCGACCCGGTGCACTGGCAGCCGATGGACGGCGAGCCCGGCTTCTGGGCCGTGCTACGCCATGCCGACGTCGTCCACGTCGCCAGGCACCCGGAGATCTTCTCCTCCGAGACCGCGGGCATCGTCGTCGAGGACTGCCCGCCGGACACCCTCGGCCGGGTCCGCAACATGCTCATCGGCATGGACCCGCCGCGCCACCATATCCACCGCGCTCCGCTCTCGCCGCACTTCCGGCCGAAAATCGTTGCGGGCATGGAGGTTCGGGTTCGGGAGATCTGCCGCGACATCATCGCCGATGCGCGTGAGCGCCGCGAGGTCGAGTTCGTCCACGACGTGGCCTCCCGACTGCCGACCCAGGTGATCGGCGAGCTCTTCGGACTGCCGCGGCAGGACTGGTCCTACTTGCAGAAGCTGGCCGAGATCACCACCTCGAGCCAGGATCCCGACCTGTACAGCCCGGAAATCGCCGAAGGTCAGGCAGGCGCCGAAATGGCCTCCTACGCCATGGAATTCGCGCGATCGAGGCGTAAGGCTGACCGCACCGAGGACCTGACCAGCGAGATCCTCGACGCCGACTTCGGCGGCAGGCCGATGAGCGACGTCGAATTCGGCGGCTTCTTCGTCCAACTCGTCACCGCGGGCAACGACACCACCAAAGGCATGCTCTCCTCGGGCCTGCTGACCCTGCTGCGCCATCCCCGGCAACTGGCCCAGCTGCGCGTCGAACCCGCACTGCTCGCACCGGCCGTCGAGGAGATCATCCGCTACGACAACCCGCTGCACTACTTCCGGCGCACCGCCGTCGTCGACACCGAACTCGCCGGCGTGCACATCGCCGCCGGAGACAAGGTGGCCATGTACTACACCTCGGCCAACCGCGACGAGCTGGTCTTCGACAACCCGCAGGCCTTCGACATCACGCGCAGGCCCAACCCGCACCTGTCGTTCGGTATGGGCGGGCACTTCTGCCTCGGCGCCCACCTGGCCCGGCTGGAGGGCCGGGTGTTCTTCGCCGAACTGCTCGCGGCATTCCCGGAGATCCGTCTCACCGGTGCCCCAGTGCGGGTCCGCTCGAACCTCAACAACGCGCTGAAGACGCTGCCCGTGCGGCTGGAGTCCTGA
- a CDS encoding 2,4'-dihydroxyacetophenone dioxygenase family protein has product MTTFDIPTAVHIGADELPFVELPDGSQLKVIQVKEAEGLWIVENVFRAGYEVHRHKHTGPVYAYTTSGAWKYKEYDYVNRAGSFLYEPAGSVHSLQVLEDDTHVWFQIYGANLDIDADGQVERVVDGASALSTYLALCQAANLPTPNVLIG; this is encoded by the coding sequence ATGACGACGTTCGACATCCCGACCGCAGTTCACATCGGCGCCGACGAGCTACCGTTCGTCGAGCTGCCGGACGGCTCCCAGTTAAAGGTCATCCAGGTGAAGGAAGCCGAGGGCCTGTGGATCGTCGAGAACGTCTTCCGCGCCGGCTACGAAGTCCACCGGCACAAGCACACCGGCCCCGTCTACGCCTACACCACCTCGGGGGCCTGGAAGTACAAGGAGTACGACTACGTCAACCGGGCCGGTTCATTCCTCTACGAGCCCGCCGGATCGGTACACAGCCTGCAGGTCCTCGAGGACGACACCCACGTGTGGTTCCAGATCTACGGCGCCAACCTCGACATCGACGCCGACGGCCAGGTCGAGCGAGTGGTCGACGGCGCCAGCGCGCTGAGCACCTACCTCGCGCTGTGCCAGGCGGCGAACCTGCCCACCCCCAACGTGCTGATCGGTTAG
- a CDS encoding HAD family hydrolase, whose protein sequence is MDLAAIAFDVNGTLIDIRTDDHREDAFRAVGHFLTYQGIDLRRHHIRDLYFERLKAQQRHSPEVHPEFDGPGIWRSIVEDFASDYTRALAAQRLAELPLTLAEIYRGVTRRKLKLYPHVRSTLRILREHFPMAIVSDGQSSYARGELHKVGLTEYFNPVVVSGDHGFRKPDRRLFQFALDGMGVAAEKTLYVGNDMHRDIFGAREAGMRTVMYDSDQGTKQHQDCEPEHRITDFRDLLGIVGL, encoded by the coding sequence ATGGACCTGGCTGCCATCGCTTTCGACGTCAACGGCACACTGATCGACATTCGCACCGACGATCACCGCGAGGACGCGTTCCGGGCCGTCGGTCACTTCCTCACCTACCAGGGTATCGATCTGCGCCGCCACCACATTCGCGATCTGTACTTCGAACGGCTCAAGGCTCAGCAGCGCCACAGCCCGGAAGTGCACCCGGAATTCGACGGACCGGGCATCTGGCGTTCGATCGTCGAGGACTTCGCCAGCGACTACACCCGCGCTCTCGCGGCGCAGCGTCTCGCCGAGTTGCCGTTGACTTTGGCCGAGATCTACCGCGGGGTCACGCGGCGCAAGCTCAAGCTGTACCCGCACGTGCGCTCGACGCTGCGCATTTTGCGCGAGCACTTTCCGATGGCCATCGTCAGTGACGGCCAGAGCAGCTATGCCCGCGGCGAACTGCACAAGGTGGGCCTCACCGAGTACTTCAACCCGGTCGTCGTCTCTGGCGATCACGGTTTCCGCAAGCCCGATCGCCGGCTGTTCCAGTTCGCCCTCGACGGCATGGGCGTGGCGGCCGAGAAGACCCTGTACGTGGGTAACGACATGCACCGCGACATCTTCGGCGCGCGCGAAGCCGGTATGCGCACCGTGATGTACGACTCCGACCAGGGCACCAAGCAGCATCAGGACTGCGAGCCCGAACACCGCATCACCGACTTCCGCGACCTGCTGGGAATCGTCGGCCTTTAG